TTTTTACCTGCGTACCTAGGGCCAGGTCGGCGTTGAGCGTGGCCCCGCGCGATACGGCAAAGCCGCGCAGGTTGCGGTACACAATCAGGTTGGGGTCGGTGTCGTAATCGGGCGTGATTTTGTTGGTGAAGTACGTCCAGAACAAGCTGCCATCGAAGGTGAGCGAGCCGGTGGCCGTGCGCAGCTGGTGCACGTAGTTGAGGGTGGCGTTCCAGGAGCGTTCGGGGCGCAGCTGCTCTTCTACCACCACGGTGCGCGCGCCGGTAAGGGCGGCGTGGTCTTCGGTAAACAAATTCACCACCCGAAAGCCGTTGCCCACGCCCAGGCGCAGCACGCGGCTGCCGTCGTCGGTGCCCCACTTGTAGTTGGCCCGCGGCGACAGAATGGCCCCGTGCCGCGAGTTGTAATCGAGGCGCAGGCCCGTGAGCAGGGTGGCGTGTTCGGTAAGGCGCCATTCGTCTTGGGCAAACACGCCGGGCAGCTGCACCACATCGGGCTGGTTGCGCACCAGGTCGGTGGTGGCTTGCTCGGTGGCGGGGGTGTTGTCGTCGTACCAGGTGTAGCGGTACGCCGAGCCCAGCAGCAAATTGTGCCGAATGCTGAGGGCGCGCGTCCACGTCAGCTGGCCAAAGCCTACGTGCTGGGTGGCGTTGTAAAGCGTGGTGCCGTACACCGAGTTCTGGCGGTGGCGGTTGTACGAGCCGCTCAGCATCACCTTCTGGCCCCGAATGGGCAGCTGGTATTGGCCCAGCAGCTCGTAGCGGCTGGTGTAAATGCTTTCGCCGTAAATGCTGTCGGTGCCCCGAAACTCGTTGCGCCACGGCAGTTGGCCGCCAAACCGGTCTTCGTAGTAATAGCGGCCGGCCAGCGTAGCCACCTGGTTTTCGGGCCGCGCCAAGCTCCACTTGTTAAACACCGAGGCGCGCTTCTGCGTCGGCAGGTCCGTAAACCCGTCGCGGTTCACGTCGCGGCGCTGGTTGAAGTGAAACACGTTGCCGGTGAGCAGCGAGGTAGCCTTGCCGGCGCGCAGGGTGGTGCCCAGGTCGAGGTTGGTTTCGCCGTGCGAGGTGGCAAAGCCATCCGCCGAGAGGCGCGGGGCCTTTTGGGGGTCCTTGGTAATTACGTTGATCAGCCCACCTAGGGCCTCTGAGCCGTAGAGCGTAGAGGCCGGACCCTTCACCACCTCGATGCGCTCCACCATGCTGTTGGGGATGCCGCTCAGCCCGTACACCGTGCTCAGGGCCGATACGATGGGCATGCCGTCGATGAGCACCATGGTGTAGGGCCCCTCCAGGCCGTGAATATGAATGTCGCCGGTGTTGCACACGTTGCAGTTCAGCTGCGGGCGCACGCCGTTTACCAGCGTCAGGTTCTCGAACAGGCTGGGCGCGGGGTTTTTCTGGAAGAACTTGGGCGTGTAAATCTCCACCGGTACCGGCGATTCGCTTTTCACTACCTCGCCCAGCGTGCCGCTGATTACCACGTCCTGCAGCTCGTTGGCTGTGCTGGCCAGCAGCAGGTTGTGCTCGGCCGTGGCGCCGGCTTGCACCGTAACGGTGCGCTCGGCGGGTTTGTAGCCCACGGCCGTAGCCACCAGCTGGTAGGTGCCGGGCGGTACTTGCTTCAGGGTATAGGTACCGGTTTCGGAGGCGGTGGTACCTAGGGCGGTGCCTTTCAGGGCCACGGTAGCAAAGGGCACCGGCTGCCCGCCCGCGCGCACCTGCCCGCGCAGCGTGGCCGTTTGGGCCCACACCCGACCTAGGGCGCAGCTTAGTAGTAACAGAACAAGTAGCAGCTGTTTCATAGCGTATTTAGGTGCGGCGGCGTTTGGTATTTAGGCGAGTCTAAAACTCGAATTGGGCGCAAAAAAACGGAGCTGCCTCGGTGGGCCGGCTCCGCTTTTTAGGGTTAACCGAAGAAGGTTTCGTAGAGCAGGTAGGCGTTCAGGGCGATGATGATGGCCGATACCGACCAGGCCACCAGCTTCACCCAGGGCTTGTTGGCAAAGGGGCCCATTTTCTGCTTGTCGCCGGTAAACAGCACCAGCGGCACCACGGCAAAGCTCAGCTGCAACGACAGAATTACCTGGCTGAGGACCAGCAGCTCGCCGGTGCCTTTTTCGCCGTACAGCAGCGTAACTACAAAGGCCGGCACCACGGCAATCAGCCGCGTAATCAGGCGGCGCAGCCACGGCTTAAGCTTCAGGTTGAGGAAGCCTTCCATCACAATCTGGCCGGCGAGCGTGCCCGTAAGGGTGGAGTTTTGGCCCGAAGCCAGAAGTGCTACCGCGAATACCACGCTGGCCGCACCCGCGCCGAGTACCGGGGCCAGCAGCTTGTGCGCGTCGTGGATGTCGGCCACCTGAAACAGCCCGTTGCGGTGGAAGGCCGCAGCGGCCACCACCAGGATGGCCGCGTTCACGAAGAAGGCCATAAACAAAGCCACCGACGAATCGATGGTGGCAAACTTGATGGCCGAGCGTTTGCCTTCTTCGTCGCGCTCGAAGGCGCGCGTTTGCACAATGCTGGAGTGCAGGTACAGGTTATGGGGCATTACGGTAGCCCCCAGTATGCCGATGGCCACGTAGAGCATGGCCGGGTTGGTCACGATTTCGGTTTTGGGCACCAGGCCGGCCGCCAGAGCCGCCCAATCGGGCCGCGAAATGAACACTTCGTAGGCGAAGCAGCCGAAAATGATGAAGATGAGCCCCGCTACCAGCACTTCCAGAATCCGGAAGCCCCGGTTTTGAAAGTACAGCACCACCAGCACATCCAGAATGGTGATGAGCACACCCAGCGTGAGCGGAATGCCGAACAGCAGGTTGAGGGCAATGGCCGAACCGATGACCTCGGCCAGGTCGCAGGCGGCAATGGCAATTTCGCAGAGCAGCCACAGGGCCATGGCTACCGGCTTGGAGTAATGGTCGCGGCAGGCCTGGGCCAGGTCGCGGCCGGTTACGATGCCGAGCTTGGCCGCCAGGTGCTGCAGCAGCATGGCAAACAGGTTCGAAATCAGGATTACCGACAGCAGCGTGTAGCCGTAGCGCGAGCCGCCCGCAATATCGGTAGCCCAGTTGCCGGGGTCCATGTAGCCCACGGCTACCATCAGGCCCGGGCCCCAAAACGCCATCAGCTTGCGCCAGAACGAGGCATTGCGGCCCGGCACACGAATGGAGGCGTACACCTCGCCCAGCGAAGGCGCGTGCCGGGGTCGGCGCCAACCCGGGTCGGCGCCTTCGGTGGCCGCTGGCACGGCAGGCGGAGTAACGGGTGGGGTAGGGGTATTTACGGTAAGCATCAAATCAAGAGGAGATTTCAGCGCAAAGGACGTTAATTTTTAGGCTTGCCTAAAATATTTTTTAAGCCCACTTAAATACCGGCTTCGCGCCAAAAAGTTTCGCCGTATCGGGGCACGCATCCGTTTAGGTCGGATGTTTACGCTTTCATTGCCCCCTACAGTTGCTCCGCATGCTTGCCCTCAAACGCAACCGCTTCGGCCTGCTTTCCTTGGTGGTAAGCGTGGTGCTGGTGTTCACCAAGTTTTACGCCTGGGCCCTTACGCACTCGCAGGCCGCCCTCACCGACGCGCTCGAATCCATCATTAACGTGTTCACGAGCGGTTTTGCGCTCTACAGCATCTACCTCTCGGGCCTGCCCAAAGACCAAAACCATCCCTACGGCCACGGCAAAGTGGAGTACCTGTCGGTGGGTTTCGAAGGGGCCCTGATCCTGGGTGCCGGGGTGTATATTTTTTCCAGCGCCATCCAGGCCCTGCTGCACCCGCACACGGTGCAGCAGCTCGATTGGGGTGTGCTGCTGCTGGGCGGTACGGCCGTGGCCAACCTGCTCACGGGCTTCGTGCTGGTGCGCCAAGGGCATAAACTGCACTCGCCAGCCCTGGTGGGCGATGGGCAGCACCTGTACCTCGATGCCGTGAGTACGCTCGTATCGTGCGCGGCCCTGGGGCTGGTGTACTTCACCGGGCTGGTTATCTTCGATACGGTAGCGGCGCTGATCCTGGGTGTGGTAATCGTGGTGAACGGCTACCGCATGCTGCGCCGCTCGGTATCGGGGCTGATGGATGAATCGGACGTGAGCACCGTGGAGCGCGTGATTGCCGAGCTGCAGCAGCACCGCCAACCGCCGTGGATTGATGTGCACAATCTGCGCATCGTGCGCTACGGTGCCAACCTGCACATCGACTGCCACATCACCATTCCGTACTACTTCAGCCTCGAAGAAGCGCACACCGAGGTGTCGCGCATCGAGGAGCTGATCCGGAGCCGATTCGAGGTAGAGGTGGAAATGTTTGTGCACGCCGACCCCTGCACCTTCAGCGCCTGCCCGCACTGCTCCATGCCCGATTGCCCGGTGCGCCAGCACGCCTTTACCCGCCTCGTGCCCTGGACGCTCGACAACGTGGTGAAAAACGAGCGGCACCAGCTCGACGAACCTACTACCGCCTAACGCAACGGGGGCTGCCACTTGGCAGCCCCCGTTGCGTTAAGTACCTAGGCGCCGCGCCTACCGAATCAGCTCGACCCAGCCTTTGCGGCGGGTGCCGTTGCCGAAGGTAATCTGGTAGTAGTACACGCCCGCAGCCTGGCCGGCGCCGTCCCAGTTGTTTTGGTAATCGGCCCACTCGGCCACCTTGCGGCCCCAGCGGTTAAAGATTTCGAGGCGTTGGGCGGGCAAGGCGGGGTCTTTAATGACGAACACATCATTAACGCCGTCGCCGTTGGGCGTGAACATGTTGGGCACCGGCGCCACTACCCGCACCACAAACGAAGCCGTGTCGGCGCAGCCCGGGCCCAGCTCGGTGGGCGCAACGGTTACAAAATAGCGCGTAGTAGCCTGGGGCCGAACCCGGATGGTGGCGCTGTTTGCGGCCCCGGCACCTAGGCCGCTGGTGCCCGCCGGGGTGCTGGCTCGCCAGCTGTAGGCGTAGCCCACGGGCACGTTGTTTACCGCGAGCGGCCGGTTGGGGCGGGCAGTAAGGGCAATTTCGTCGCGGCGGGTAACGAGCGTATCGCGCCGAAAGCGGGTGCCTTTGGGCGGGTTGGTGCCAGCTACTACCACATCGGCAAAGCTGCGGCGCGCCACCTGCACCACGATGATGCGGTTCTGCACGGCTCGCACGGGGCAGGCGTTGTCTTCGATGCGCACCGGAATGCGGAAGGTGCGGCCCGCCAGGCTGATATCGGGGCGCAGGCGCAGCTTGCCCACCGGGGCGTTGGTGCCGTTGCCCAGCAGCGCAAAGGGTCGGGCGGCGGCGTTGCCAGGGTCGCGGAACAGGGAAGCGTAGGCCGGTTCGGTGGGCTCGGCGAAGGTTACCGTCAGCAGGTCGGCGGGGTTCGGGTCGCGGAAGTTGATGTCGAGCTCGGTGTACTCGCAGGTTTGGGCTACTACAATGGTCGAGTCGGTATTGGTAACCAGCTGGTTGGCCTCTTGCACCAGCGGCACAGCCCTAGGTGCATTGGGCACCTGGTTGCCGCCGCAGTCGATTACCACCACCAGCATATCGCGCCGCACCGAGCCCACTTTGTAGTAGCGGCCGCCCACCCGGCGGTACTCCGTAACCTTGCCCACCACGGCGTACTTGTTGCGGCCATCGGAGCTGGGCCCTGGGAAGTAGAAGGCGGGCGTGAAGGTGAAGTTGCCGGCCTGCGCGTTGAAGGAAAAAAACGGCGTGGCCGTGCGCACCGGGCAGCTGCCCCCAAACGTGTAGGAGCCAATAGGGAACACCGGCGAATACGCCGCCGTGCCGCCCGGGATGGTTACCACGCAAGGGTTGGTGGGCGAGTTGCTGGGGTCGAGGATCAGCCCGCCCAGCGGCGAGTACGATTCGTAAGTGGTAAACTGATTGCAGCCCAGCAGCGGCCGCTCCAGCGAGTACACCAGCGAGTCGCCGTCGGGCTCGGTAGTGGAGAAAGTAATCTGGGTACGCTGCCCCACGCACACAAACGGCACCGGAATGTCCTGATCCTGGTACTGCGGCGAGGTGTTGCTAACGGCCAAAGGCCCGCCGGGCAGCGGCAGCTGGTTGTTGAGCGTGGCTTCGTAGCGCAGGTCGGTGTTGCCGGGGATGTTCGCCAGCGCGGGGCGGTTGCTTATTTCCACGCTCAGCGTCCACTCGGGCGCGGGCGGCAGCGTGATTTCGGCGGTGTAGCGAGCGGTTTCGTAGTTGGTGAGGCCGTTTACCAGGCACTGCGTAGGCCCGCCGGGTATGCTGGGGCACCAGGGGCTACCCGCCCGGAGCGGCCCACGCACCAGCGTAGCCGAAAAGTTACGCACATCAATGGTGTTGCAGGAGGTGGCGGGGCTGCCCACGCGGCAGTTCAGGGTAAGCTCGGCGTTGGCCTCGTTGCCCGAACAATCGCGGAAAAACCGGCACGTTACGCGGTAACGGTTGGAGCCGGGCGGGCCGATGGCTTCATAAGTAAGTTCGCCGCCTTGCGCGTGCGAGGCCCTCGCCCCAGGTGCGCTCAGCAGCACCAAACACCACGCAGTAAGCCAGAAAAGATAA
The sequence above is drawn from the Hymenobacter sp. YIM 151858-1 genome and encodes:
- a CDS encoding TonB-dependent receptor, with protein sequence MKQLLLVLLLLSCALGRVWAQTATLRGQVRAGGQPVPFATVALKGTALGTTASETGTYTLKQVPPGTYQLVATAVGYKPAERTVTVQAGATAEHNLLLASTANELQDVVISGTLGEVVKSESPVPVEIYTPKFFQKNPAPSLFENLTLVNGVRPQLNCNVCNTGDIHIHGLEGPYTMVLIDGMPIVSALSTVYGLSGIPNSMVERIEVVKGPASTLYGSEALGGLINVITKDPQKAPRLSADGFATSHGETNLDLGTTLRAGKATSLLTGNVFHFNQRRDVNRDGFTDLPTQKRASVFNKWSLARPENQVATLAGRYYYEDRFGGQLPWRNEFRGTDSIYGESIYTSRYELLGQYQLPIRGQKVMLSGSYNRHRQNSVYGTTLYNATQHVGFGQLTWTRALSIRHNLLLGSAYRYTWYDDNTPATEQATTDLVRNQPDVVQLPGVFAQDEWRLTEHATLLTGLRLDYNSRHGAILSPRANYKWGTDDGSRVLRLGVGNGFRVVNLFTEDHAALTGARTVVVEEQLRPERSWNATLNYVHQLRTATGSLTFDGSLFWTYFTNKITPDYDTDPNLIVYRNLRGFAVSRGATLNADLALGTQVKIMAGITALDVYRREQRTPDGPTEQIRQLHTPAFSGTYAASYTAERWGLTLDYTGQVNGPMLLPVQPNDYRPSRSPWYSLQNLQATKRLGKGLEVYGGVKNLLNFLPRHVLIRAFDPFDKYIEQDNPNGYTFDTEYNYAPVQGRRGFLGVRYTL
- a CDS encoding Nramp family divalent metal transporter, whose amino-acid sequence is MLTVNTPTPPVTPPAVPAATEGADPGWRRPRHAPSLGEVYASIRVPGRNASFWRKLMAFWGPGLMVAVGYMDPGNWATDIAGGSRYGYTLLSVILISNLFAMLLQHLAAKLGIVTGRDLAQACRDHYSKPVAMALWLLCEIAIAACDLAEVIGSAIALNLLFGIPLTLGVLITILDVLVVLYFQNRGFRILEVLVAGLIFIIFGCFAYEVFISRPDWAALAAGLVPKTEIVTNPAMLYVAIGILGATVMPHNLYLHSSIVQTRAFERDEEGKRSAIKFATIDSSVALFMAFFVNAAILVVAAAAFHRNGLFQVADIHDAHKLLAPVLGAGAASVVFAVALLASGQNSTLTGTLAGQIVMEGFLNLKLKPWLRRLITRLIAVVPAFVVTLLYGEKGTGELLVLSQVILSLQLSFAVVPLVLFTGDKQKMGPFANKPWVKLVAWSVSAIIIALNAYLLYETFFG
- a CDS encoding cation diffusion facilitator family transporter, translated to MLALKRNRFGLLSLVVSVVLVFTKFYAWALTHSQAALTDALESIINVFTSGFALYSIYLSGLPKDQNHPYGHGKVEYLSVGFEGALILGAGVYIFSSAIQALLHPHTVQQLDWGVLLLGGTAVANLLTGFVLVRQGHKLHSPALVGDGQHLYLDAVSTLVSCAALGLVYFTGLVIFDTVAALILGVVIVVNGYRMLRRSVSGLMDESDVSTVERVIAELQQHRQPPWIDVHNLRIVRYGANLHIDCHITIPYYFSLEEAHTEVSRIEELIRSRFEVEVEMFVHADPCTFSACPHCSMPDCPVRQHAFTRLVPWTLDNVVKNERHQLDEPTTA
- a CDS encoding gliding motility-associated C-terminal domain-containing protein — translated: MKQRLPVYLFWLTAWCLVLLSAPGARASHAQGGELTYEAIGPPGSNRYRVTCRFFRDCSGNEANAELTLNCRVGSPATSCNTIDVRNFSATLVRGPLRAGSPWCPSIPGGPTQCLVNGLTNYETARYTAEITLPPAPEWTLSVEISNRPALANIPGNTDLRYEATLNNQLPLPGGPLAVSNTSPQYQDQDIPVPFVCVGQRTQITFSTTEPDGDSLVYSLERPLLGCNQFTTYESYSPLGGLILDPSNSPTNPCVVTIPGGTAAYSPVFPIGSYTFGGSCPVRTATPFFSFNAQAGNFTFTPAFYFPGPSSDGRNKYAVVGKVTEYRRVGGRYYKVGSVRRDMLVVVIDCGGNQVPNAPRAVPLVQEANQLVTNTDSTIVVAQTCEYTELDINFRDPNPADLLTVTFAEPTEPAYASLFRDPGNAAARPFALLGNGTNAPVGKLRLRPDISLAGRTFRIPVRIEDNACPVRAVQNRIIVVQVARRSFADVVVAGTNPPKGTRFRRDTLVTRRDEIALTARPNRPLAVNNVPVGYAYSWRASTPAGTSGLGAGAANSATIRVRPQATTRYFVTVAPTELGPGCADTASFVVRVVAPVPNMFTPNGDGVNDVFVIKDPALPAQRLEIFNRWGRKVAEWADYQNNWDGAGQAAGVYYYQITFGNGTRRKGWVELIR